CAGTTGCGTCCCATGACTTCGATGATGAAAAGCCGGTCATGGCTCGACGCGGTGTCGCGGAGCCGCCGCATAGCTTCAAGCGCGGTGTTGAGGGCCGTGTCGCATCCGATCGTCATGTCGCAGTGAGCCACGTCATTGTCAATTGTTGCCGGAATGCCAACCACCGGCACGCCAAGTTTATGCAGTTCCCACGCGCCTCGGAATGACCCGTCGCCGCCGATGACCACCAACCCATCGACGCCGCAGGCCGTGAGCTGATGAAGTGCTCGTGTACGCCCCTCCTCAGTTTTGAACCGCTCGCTCCGAGCCGTCCGAAGGATCGTGCCGCCTCGGTGAATGATGGCGCCGACGCTTCGCGCGTCCAGCGGAACGCACTTTCCGTCCATCAGGCCTTCGTATCCCTGTTCAAAGCCCATAACATCCAGACCATGCCACACCGCGTTCCTGACGACAGAGCGAATAGCAGCGTTCATTCCCGGGGCATCGCCGCCGGACGTCAACAGGCCGATTCGTTTCATTCTTCGACGATCCTTTCGCGTGAAAGTTTTAGCTCAATTAAGGATAACCTGACCGACGCGGGCTGTCTATCGTTGGATCGCTGACCGACAATAAAAAATCCGCGTCACTAAAGGACGCGGACTTTGCGGCACTACTTGTTGCCCTGCAAGACGTTAATTCGGTCGTTAACCGTTTTCTTTTCTGCCTGAACGTCATTCAGCTCTTTCTGCAGGGTTGATTCTCTCTCGTTCAGGTTCGTCAGTCGCTTGAGCAGCCGGTCGATTTCCAGTTTGGCGCCGGCAGCCCCCTGAAGCATCTTGTCAGGCTGGTCGTCGCTCACGTCCCAAGCAAAGTGAATATTCTTGGAGAACACGACCGGCGAAATTCCGCTGCCGTTCAGAGTCAGGGTGATCTGTTTCGTCTTGTCGGTCAAGAACGGCTTGCCCTTCGCGTTTTCTCTCGGGAAGTAGACGAACCCGTCAATTTGATCTGTGATTTTAAAGTTGAATTTTTTCTCGTAGTCTGCCGGAGAAATGTGATTTTTGCCGACAATCAAGTCCACCAAGGAGCCGAAAGGCGACATCCGAAGCGCCGGCCCCGACGTGATGAACTTGAGATGAATTGGAATGTACTCGTCAAGCTTCAGCTGCCGCAGAAGCGTGTAGCGGAACTGGTCCGCCTCATCTTCTGTCCAGAGGTTTTTCTCCGCGTTCTCCCGAACCTGACGGTCCACCTCGGCGGCTCCGTAATAGGTGGCAATGATTGTTAGCTCGCCGCCAAACTTGTCCCTAAACTTCTGGGTCTGCTGCCACTCAGCAGCCTGAGCGATCGGAGCAGAAACAAGAGAACAGACAACTGCGAAGATCGCGGCGCTTTTTAAATTCACGTGAATCACTCCTCTCAAAAATCCTTGCCTATTGTACCAAAATGACCTCGGAGGGAAAAAGGGATTTTCAGCTGTCAAACCAACCAGCCGAGTGGCCTCTTTCGTACCATTTGGCAAACTTCAAGAAACGCATGTGGCCGATCCGAACGCTGTGGATAAAGCCCCACCAGCCGAGGAGAAAAAACCGATCCAAAAAGTAAACCCGAAGGAAATTGCCGGACAGCGCGCCGACCATACGCCACGGGCTGTAATGAACTCCCTTTCGTTCGCATTCGTTCACCCGGCGGTCGGTCGCCAAATTGTACTTTCCCACCGTGTGGGAAATGGACAGCTGGGAATAGTGAGCCACCAAACCGTGCAGGACTCGGCTCGTCGCGTCGGGAACAAGAGGATCTACGTCGTCGTGCCCAATTCGCCCGGCCATGGTGAATTTCCGCCGGTTGTAGAGACGAATCAGCTTGTAATGCTTAACCCAGCGGTTGGGCCGAGTGCCGGGAAACACGTCGCAGATCCGCAGTTTGTACCCGTCGCAGTCCGGGTGTTCTTTGATCTTCCGGATCTCCTGCTGAAGTTCCGGCGTCAGCACCTCATCGGCATCCAAGCGAAGCAACCAATCGTTAGAACACTGATCTTGGCCGAATTTCACCTGATCTCCAACGTCTTTCCACGGATGATAAATGACCCGAGCGCCGAACTGCTCTGCAATTTCGACGGTCCGATCAGTGCTGCCCGAATCAATCAGAACGATCTCATCGGCAAGAGGCGCTACAGCCTGAAGGGTTCTCGGCAAGCGCCGCTCTTCGTTCTGCGCGAGAATAAAAAGAGAAAGTTTAACGGTCATGTTTCCCAACTCTTTCCTCGTCCTTTGCCTCGTCTGCCAAACAATGGCATACAAATAAGATCATTTCGGATGCCCTATGCGAGTCTCCAGTGGGCACCTGAACGATGGCGTCACACATGCCTCCGAGAAGCCACTGATCCGCACCTGTGACACAAAAAGCTACCATACCCAGTTCCCGTGAAGCGACTGTCAGTTCAGTCAAGCGGGGTGACGGCCGGCTGGCAGCCAAAAGAACGAGCACGTCGCCTTGGGACGCCTCAGCTGCCAGCTCATCTCTTGCAAGAATCTCGTCAGAGGTCGATATCAGGCAAAACGGCGAAACGTTGGGCACGGAAGTACCAAGCAACGATTCCTCCCAGTGGGATTTGACCAATCGGGCCAACGGCTGATCCTTTCGTTCCCCGGCCAGAAATATTCTCCGTCCGGAGGCAAGAGCGT
This is a stretch of genomic DNA from Jonquetella anthropi DSM 22815. It encodes these proteins:
- the pfkA gene encoding 6-phosphofructokinase produces the protein MKRIGLLTSGGDAPGMNAAIRSVVRNAVWHGLDVMGFEQGYEGLMDGKCVPLDARSVGAIIHRGGTILRTARSERFKTEEGRTRALHQLTACGVDGLVVIGGDGSFRGAWELHKLGVPVVGIPATIDNDVAHCDMTIGCDTALNTALEAMRRLRDTASSHDRLFIIEVMGRNCGYIALHTALSGGAECVLVPERPFDIQKLCDGLRRSRASGKSYSLVVVAEGAISGHDLKLRLAECGGYDARVTVLGYIQRGGSPSAYDAALATRLGAFAVDRLLAGSSGVMASLECGVPREVPLPQTWEDRRGLKEELMELVERLSI
- a CDS encoding glycosyltransferase family 2 protein, which translates into the protein MTVKLSLFILAQNEERRLPRTLQAVAPLADEIVLIDSGSTDRTVEIAEQFGARVIYHPWKDVGDQVKFGQDQCSNDWLLRLDADEVLTPELQQEIRKIKEHPDCDGYKLRICDVFPGTRPNRWVKHYKLIRLYNRRKFTMAGRIGHDDVDPLVPDATSRVLHGLVAHYSQLSISHTVGKYNLATDRRVNECERKGVHYSPWRMVGALSGNFLRVYFLDRFFLLGWWGFIHSVRIGHMRFLKFAKWYERGHSAGWFDS
- a CDS encoding sugar isomerase, whose amino-acid sequence is MNLLVSLQGADGQIAKAARILSDALASGRRIFLAGERKDQPLARLVKSHWEESLLGTSVPNVSPFCLISTSDEILARDELAAEASQGDVLVLLAASRPSPRLTELTVASRELGMVAFCVTGADQWLLGGMCDAIVQVPTGDSHRASEMILFVCHCLADEAKDEERVGKHDR